Below is a genomic region from Paenibacillus rhizovicinus.
ACTTTCTCCATCGGCCGCTTGACGTAATGAATGTACTCGACAGCCAGATGATGCGCGGGTTTCTTGCCGGAGAGGAGTCGCCGAAGCGTCGACATGGATTGATAAGTACGCTCTTCCTGCATACGGCGTTTCTCATAACGCTCCACCATCTGCTCAATCTCTACGATCTCTTGCTCTCTCTTGGCGATGTACGTACTTAGGAAAGGTATAACTTCCGCTGCCTTACGATGTTTCAAACGAAAAGGCGGGGTATAGGAAATCGGTTCCGTCATGATAACCACCCTATCCTTAGATGTCATGTATAGTTACAATAACTATCTTACATGATCAACAACCGTTTGAAAACCATTTTTTAAACAAAAAAAGTGGCAATTATTTGACGCCAATGTCAGCTCCCATGACACCAATCAACTGCCCGTCCTTCGAACGGATCGGAACCGAGACGGTCACGCACGGTTTCTTCGTGATGGCGGATATGTACGCGGCGGACGTAAACGGACGGCCTTGCATCGCGCCTCTCCACCATTCACGCCCTTTGGCATTCAGCAGGCCCGCTTCCGGCTGAGAGAAAATAAACGATCCGTCGTCCCGGTTGGACCAGACGGCTTCGATCTCCGGCAAGGAATGCAGGAAGGCCGTCAACGCGCCGCGATGCGTCGTTTCGTCAAGATCCGAAATCGCTTCCCCCGCCGCAAGCCGGTTCAGCTTCGCTACAATCTCGGCGGCATCGAATTGAATGTCCTTCGTCAAATGGCTGCCGCCCACTTGCGCGATCGCTGTCGTCAAGGCCGAAGCCGATTTGTCCAAATTGCTGCTGACCCGGTCGAGCTTATGGACTTGATGCCGCTGCTTCTGCGTGTAAATTAACGTACGGTCTACGCTCTCCAAGGTTTGATTGACCGCTTCCACGACATCCTTCAGCATATCCGTCGTATGCGACATGCTCTTCGTTTGCCGTTTGCTCGCCTCATTGCTCTTGCTTACCAGCTTATCGACTTCATCGATCCGGGTGAAAATCACGTCCATCCGGTTCTTGGTCTGCGCCATCTCGGCCACGCCTTGATCGACAGCCGCCTTCTCGGCGTCAACGGAAGCTACGACCTGCCGCACGCCTTGCTCGATTCCTTCTACCAGCCCCGAAGAACGGCGAACCGCCTCATGGCTCTGTTCGGCGAGCTTCTTGATTTGCTGCGCGACGACGGCAAAGCCGCGGCCGTATTCGCCGGCATGCGCGGCTTCGATGGAGGCGTTCAGCGCAAGCAGCGAGGTTTGGGCCACGATTTCTTGAATAAAATCATTGATCTCGTTGATTTTGGACGTTTGCTCGATGAGTTCGCGGATATTGCGGTCCATCTCCGCATTGTGCTGCCGAAGATCGTTCATGACTTGATCCGTATTCGTGAGCGAACGGCATACGTCGAGCACGATCGCTTTGGTCTCTTTGCTCTCCGCATCCAGCTGCTGGGCCGCTGCGCTGATCTGATCCGCGGAAGACGCAACTTCCTGCAGCGTCGAGAACGTTTCGCCGATCCGTTCCATCGCCCGCCCGCTGCAATCGCGCAGCCCGCTTTCCGTAATAACCGATTGGTCCGCGATATCCGTCAATTGGCCTACCGCTTGATTCACTTCTTCTACCGCCGCAGTCAATTGATCCGAAATAACCATGGACTCGTTGATTAACTGGGAGAATACGCCATCCTCTTCCGTTTCCGTAGGTTTGCCCGAAGTACTTCGTCCCCATAATCGCTGCAGCGTCGCCATAGAACTCCCCCTTGGTCGATAATTGTCAGAATTAAATAACAGTATAGGACAAGATTTGACAAAAGAAAAGAGGGACCGCTTCAGGGTCCCTCTCTTCGACTGCGGGGCAGTCGTTTTATTTCTCCGCTTTTTGCGAAGCGTTTTTAGCCGCTGCGTTTGCGCTTGCCGCGTTTTCGGACGCGAATTCCGCGTTGTATTTGGATTGACCTGCGTTAAATTTATTGTTTTTGTTTTTCGCCATGATGCTCACCTCCCCGTACAACACTTATTATGTCAGGGTGGCAAGGCGATTATGTAATAGATAATCGAACTTATTCCGCTCGCATCAGTTGGGCATCCATTGCTGCAAACGTCGCTTGGTACGATGAATTCGCGCCTTAATCGTCCCCACCGGCACATTCCAGGCCGCAGCGATTTCCTGGTCCTTATAACCGTAATAAAATTTGTACAAGAGGAGCGCGCTTGTCCGAGGATCGAGCGATTCCAGCAGATCCCGGATCTCCAGCAAGATCTCCCGTTCATCCCGCGAGGATGGCCTGTCATCGCTTAAATCGCGATCACCGGAAGGTAAAATTCGTTCGGACTGCTTATTAATTGTACGCGCCGCATTGGCTGTAATGACCTTCGCCCACGAATGGAATTTATCCTCCTCGCGAAGCGATTCCCGATGCGTCAATATGCGAACCCATGCTTCTTGAACGGCATCCAGGGCATCCGATTTGTTGTATACTTTCGACAAAGCGACTGCAATCATCTCATTGTACAGCTGCAGCAGCTTGTCCTCCAACATATCGAATTTCAGCGGCTTCCGATTACTTGAATCTCCGATCCGATCCTGATCGACATTCACCCGTAACCGCCCCCAATTTAGAAATGATAACGTTTACATTTATGATAGCACAGTCATTTGATAAAAAAAAGAGAAGGTTCAACAACTTTCGTCGCAGCCTTCTCTTGCCGTCCTAGGACTCCAGTAACGAACGCGGCAGCGTCTTCTCGGCGGTAACCGCCTCGTTCAGCTCGGTCACGCGCGCCTCGGTCAGTTTCCCGTTGCCCCGCTTAAGGACGTATACCGTCACCTTGCGTTTGCCCCATTGCTTAAATACCTGTTTCCTTGTTTCGAAATAGAGGTCGATCTTCCTGCCCTTGATCGCGGAGCCCGTATCTGCGACGATGCCGTAACCGTAGCCCGGCACGTAAAGAACGGTCCCGATCGGGAACACCTTCGGATCCGCCGCGATCGTGGATACGAAATCACGGCGGACTTTAACGCCGGAATACGTGATGCCGTATTGCGGATGCCCCGGCTTCTTGCCGGTCGACTCCACGCCGGCCGTATAGCCGGTGGCAACGACTTGCATATGATGAAGGTTTTTGGCCTTTATGGATGACATGGCCGGCATCCCGATTTCAGACGGTTCTTTATGGTTCTGGGATTTAACGTCCTTCATGCCGGCAGCCTTGCATTCGGCATACAGCGCCTGTCCGAATAATAGAAGCGCAGCCGCGCAAGCGAGCAAGATACGGTGAAGCGATAAAAAGCTTGTCGTCATTTGGGTTTGCAAGCCTCCTAGGATGCATAGGCGAGCAGTTCCGCGCAAGCGGAACGACCAGCCTTAGCAGGAAGGATACCCAACGACGACAAGCTTTATGCGGCGGTCATTTCCGCTTACCGATGAACCTCGCGTTAAATGCGCTTCGTAGCGATTTCGTCCTGCAGCAAAGCGATCAATTCCGCTACCGGCATCGAGCCGATGTCGCCTTCGCCGCGTTTGCGGACGGAAACGGACTCGGACTGCGCTTCGTTCTCGCCGACAACGAGCATGTAAGGCGCTTTCTCTAGCTGCGCTTCACGAATCTTGTAGCCAAGCTTCTCGTTGCGCAGATCGGATTCGACGCGAATTCCGGCCAATTGCAGCTTCTCTTCCAGATCGCGCGCATAGCCTTCGTATGCCGTCGATACCGGAATGATCTTCGCTTGGATCGGAGATAGCCAGAGCGGCAGCGCGCCAGCGAAGTTCTCGAGCAAGAACGCTGTCATGCGCTCCATCGTGCTGATAATGCCGCGGTGAATAACGACCGGACGGTGTTTCTTGCCGTCGTCGCCGACATATTCAAGCTCGAAGCGCTCGGGCAGCAGGAAGTCGAGCTGTGCCGTGGAGAGCGTTTCTTCTTTGCCAAGCGCCGTCTTGATTTGAACGTCGAGCTTCGGACCGTAGAAGGCCGCTTCGCCTTCCGCTTCGAAGAACGGCAAGCCAAGCTCCTCGACGACCTCGCGCAGCATGCGCTGCGACATTTCCCACATCTCGTCGTTCGGGAAGTACTTCTCCGTATCCTGCGGATCGCGGTACGAGAGACGGAAGCGGTATTCCTTGATACCGAAATCCTCATACACCTGACGGATCAGGTTGATAACGCGGCTGAACTCTTCCTTGATCTGGTCCGGACGCGCGAAGATATGCGCATCGTTCAGCGTCATCGCGCGTACGCGGTGCAGACCCGTAAGGGCGCCGGACATTTCGTAACGGTGCATCGTGCCGAGTTCGGCTACGCGAACCGGCAGATCGCGGTACGAACGCATTTCGCTTTTGAACACCATCATATGATGCGGACAGTTCATCGGACGGAGCACGAGCTCCTCGTTGTCCATGATCATTTTCGGGAACATGTCTTCGCTGTAGTGCTCCCAGTGACCGCTTGTTTTGTACAGTTCCACGTTCGCGAGAACCGGCGTGTATACGTGCTGGTAGCCCAGACGCTCCTCAAGATCGACGATGTAACGCTCCATCGTTCTGCGCACGCGCGCGCCGTTCGGCAGCCAGAGCGGCAAGCCTTGACCGACTTCGCGGGAGAACGTGAACATTTTCAGCTCTTTGCCCAGTTTGCGGTGATCGCGCTTCTTCGCCTCTTCCAGGAAATGCAGATGCTCGTCAAGCTGCGCTTTCTTCGGGAAAGCCGTGCCGTAGATGCGCTGCAGCATTTTGTTCTTCGAATCGCCGCGCCAGTAAGCGCCGGCAATGCTGAGCAGCTTGAACGCCTTGATGCGGCCCGTGGACGGCAAATGCGGTCCGCGGCAAAGGTCGAAGAATTCGCCCTGGTCATAAATGGTCAGCTGCACATTCTCAGGCAAATCGCGGATCAGCTCCAGCTTCAGCGGATCGTTGATTTCCGTGAAGATCGCGATCGCTTCGTCGCGGCCGACGACGCGGCGGCGAATCGGCAAGTCTTCCTTCACGATGCGCTCCATTTCTTTCTCGATTTTCTCGAGGTCCTCGGCAGTGAGCGTCTCGTCCATATCGATGTCATAGTAGAATCCGTCTTCGATAACCGGACCGATCCCCAGCTTTACATTGCGCTCGGGATACAGGCGTTTGATTGCCTGCGCCATTAAATGCGCCGTGCTGTGGCGGTATACTTCCAGCCCGTCTGCGGAATCCAGCGTCACGATTTCGAGCGCGGCATCTCCTTCGAGCGGCGTGTAAATATCGACGACCTTGCCGTCCACTTTGCCTGCGATCGCGTTCTTCCGCAAGCCCGTGCTGATGGAACCCGCTACCTCTTCGATTGTCGTGCCTTGTTCGTATTCCCGGACGGCGCCGTCCGGCAGCTTCACTTGAATAGCCATGATTTCGTTCCTCCTGAGCTGTTTATGGTTTGCTGCGGCTTGCGCGCCCAACAAAAAAAGCACGCATCCCCGCGAAGGGACGAGTGCTTGTAAATGACCCGTGGTTCCACCCTAGTTCAATCGGCGCGCCGCATAAGCCGCCAAGCCGATCCTTGTAGACGTTCTGTAACGGAAACGATCCGGTGCAGCTTACCGCCAAGCCAAAGCCCGGTTTCAACTTCACAGCTACAAAGGGGTATATCAACGCTGCAACGCGAGGAAATTTCAGCCTGGTTTCCTCTCTCTGGAACGCGCGGGACGATGATACATGTCTTTGTCAACGCTTTTTCATACTTGTCATTATAAACTTTGGCGTCTTGCCGGTCAAGCCCGTTTCACCATCGGCCAGGCCTGCTCATGGAATCACGTTGCGAATGCGAATTTCCGCCGAAGCCTCTGCCGTAGCGGCAAGCGGTTTATCCGACTCCTCGAACAGAAAGCTGCATTGGCTGCACGAGCTGCATAACCGGACCCGCTGTTCGAAAATCGTCTCCAGCGTTCGCATGACCGGCAGCTCCGGCTGCCTGGTATGAATGACGATTTGCTGCGGCGACACCGTGATCAGCGTACTGACGATCATGTCTTCCATGTTCATTTCCGACTCCAGCATTTCCGCGACGATCCGGTCGGCCGGGACGGTATCCAGCAGCTGAAATTGATGGTCGTAGAGCACGAAATCGCTTCCGCCTTTATGGAGCACGTGGACGATGGGAAGTTTGACCTCCTGCATCCGCACGAAATATTTCAGCAGCGAAATGAACTCCTGATATTGTTTATCCATCACATACTCATCGACCGCGTAGGCCACGACATCTTTGAGCTCCTGCCAATAGGTGGCCAGACGGAACGAAACGAATCCATCCAAGTGCAGCCGGGTGTTGCTGGCGATGAACGTCTCCAGTTCGTCGGCGACCTTACCTAGGCGCCGCTCCAAGTCCGAAAGACGCATATCGGCCGCATTATCTTCCTCCTGCGTCGCGATTGCGGCCGTTCCGTACAAAATATTGTGGCAATACCGCGACAGCGCTTCGATCTCGGCAGCGTCCTCATAATGAAACTGCTTCCGGATGATTGCCTTCAGGAGCATCGGCTCCAGCTCGTTCATGACATAGCGGGCAAACGCGCCGGCCGCTTTGCGGTAAATCGGGGGACCATCCTTTTCCAGCTGGAAATGCGGCAAATCCGCTCTGCATTGAATGGCCATACCCTCATAATCGGGCCGCAGAAACCCAGCAGGACTGCCATTGTCGTCACTATGTAAATCGACGAATTCTTCGCTCAGATAACGATGAAGGCGATCAATCGCTTCATGAGAAGCCGAGTGTAAAGAAACAGTGAAAAGTTCCATAGGCTCACTCCTAAAAGTTTTTGGAACACTGAAAGCCGGAATTTTACCGGCGGCGGCAAACAAAAACTACATCGGAAGCATATGCTTAAGTTTTTGGAACACTGAAAGCCGGAATTTTACCGGCGGTGGCAAACAAAAACTGCCTCGGAAGCATAAGCTTAAGTTTTTGGAACACTGAAAGCCGGAATTTTACCGGCGGTGGCAAACAAAAACTACATCGGAAGCATATGCTTAAGCTTTTGCGCCGCACGGGGCGAGTTATTTGAGTAAACCTTGATTTTATGCGTTTTAGCTCGGCCAAGCTTCCTCTAGATCACGCTTTCTCACTTCCTTAACAGTATATGGTTCTGCGAAAGCAGATATACGATGTATGCTCTGCCTGCGCTGGCCGACGGCTGGAATGAAAGGCGGATCTTGGATGCCCCGAACGCCAAAAAAGCTCCCCCATCCGCGGATAGCACCGCCGATGAAGAAGCTTCGTTTAACGACAACCTGTTAGTTTTGCATGATAAAATCGTTCTGCGCTTGCTCGGACTCTTCGTACACTTTCAAAATATCGTATTTCGTGTTCCGCTGCGCAGGAATTTTGCCCGCTTCGCGGATAATGCGCAGCGTCGAGCCGATGTTGACCTTATGCGTCGTTCCCGCAGCGGAGACGACATTCTCCTCGATCATCGTGCTGCCGAAGTCGTTACAGCCGTACGAGAGCGTCAACTTGCCGATTTCCGGCCCCATCGTGACCCACGACGACTGGAAATTGTCGATATTGTCCAGCGTGATCCGGCTGATCGCCAATGTCTTCAAGTACTCTTCCGGCGTCGCTTTCTCCCGCTTCATATTCGTGTTCTCCGGCTGGAACGTCCACGGAATGAACGCCAGGAAGCCTTTGGAGTCATAGCCGTTCGCGATGCAATCGTCCTGCGCTTCGCGGACGCGAAGCAGGTGAAGCGCGCGCTCCTCCATCTCTTCCCCGAAGCCGATAACCATGGTCGCGGTCGCATTCATGCCGATTCTGTGGCCTGTGCGCATGACGTCCATCCAGTCCGTCCAAGACCCCTTAAGCCGGCTGATCTTCCGTCTCGTCCGGTCATCCAGAATTTCGCCGCCTCCGCCCGGCAAGGAATCGAGGCCCGCCTGATTCAGCTCGCGCAGCACCTGTTCCAGCGACAAACCCGATATGGTGACCATCTTCTGAATTTCCGCCGGCGAGAACGAATGCATCGTAATGTCGGGGAAATGCTGTTTGATTTTACGCAAAATATCCAAGTAATACGAGAACGGCAGATCCGGGTTAACGCCGCCCTGCATCAGAATTTCCGTTCCGCCGACGTCGATTGTTTCCTGGATTTTCTTCAGGATCGTGTCGTCCGACAGCACGTAGCCTTCCTTCGAGCCCGGCGCGCGGTAGAATGCGCAGAACCGGCAATATACGTCGCATACGTTCGTATAGTTAATGTTGCGTCCCACGACGAAAGTCGTGATCGGCTCGGGATGTTTACGAATCATCAGCTGATTCGCGACATGCCCCATTTTCTCGATTTCATCCGATTCGAACAGCGTGACGCAATCTTCCAGCCCGATCCGTTCTCCCTGCAATGCTTTATCTAAAATACGATCGATGTTAGCCAATGCAAAAGCCTCCTTCATTCCACATTTCCGTACCCATGTAGGTTCAATTTATACTACCACAATTGAAATAAGCCGTCATTCGACGTCCGGGCAAGCATACCTCCGCCAAAACGAATAAAAACGCGGCTAGTCCCGCCGGACTGCCGCGTATTGCTCTATTTGCGCCGAATTAACCGTTAAGCGCCTGATCCAAATCGGCGATCAGGTCGTCGATGTCTTCCAAGCCGACGGAGTAGCGAAGCAGACCGTCGGTGATGCCCCGTTCATGGCGCACTTCTTGCGGCATCGCCGCGTGCGACATCATGGCCGGGTAAGACAAAATGCTCTCGACGGCGCCAAGGCTTACCGCAACGAGCGGAATCTTCACGCGGCTCAGCACCGCTTTCGCGCGATCGCCGTCGCCGACGTCGAAGGAGACGACCGCCCCGTAGCCTTTGGACTGCTTCTCGTGGATTTCCCGGCGCGGATGATCCGCCAGCCCTGGGAAATAAACGCGGGTTACCGCCGGATGGACGTTCAGCCACTCCGCCAGCTTGCGGGCGCTCTGCTCGCTGTGGGCCATGCGTGCCTGCAGCGTCTTCATGCCGCGCATCAGCAGCCAGGATTCCTGAGCGCCAAGCACGGTGCCGAGCCCGTTCTGCAGCTGTTTCAAGCGGCGTCCCAGACCCTCGTCTGCCACGACGGCCAGTCCGGCCAATACGTCGCTGTGGCCGCCGAGGAATTTCGTCGCGCTGTGCAGGACGACATCCACGCCAAGCTCGATCGGGCGCTGATGGTACGGCGTCATGAACGTATTGTCCAGCAGCGTAATGAGATCATGCGATTTTGCCCATGCGGCAATTTCGCCGATATCCGTGATTTTCAACGTCGGATTGGACGGCGTTTCCATGAACACCGCCTTCGTATTCGAACGGAGCGCTGCCTTCACCGCATCGAAATCCGTCATGTCCACGAACGTCGACTCGATGCCGAGACGGTTCAGAACGGTCGTCAGCAGGCGATACGTGCCGCCGTACACATCCTCGGTCACGATGACGTGATCGCCGTTCGAGAACAGCAGGAATGCCGTCGAGATCGCCGCCATGCCGGATGCGAACGCGAAACCGCGCACGCCGCCTTCCAGCAACGTAATATAATCTTCCAGCGCTTGGCGCGTCGGATTGCCGGAACGGCTGTAGTCGTGCACCGGCGGGTTGAAAATATCGTGGTGATGGAACGTCGACGCCTGATAGATCGGCACACTGGAGGCGCCGGTATGCTCGTCGATTTCATTGCCAAAATGAATCAGCTTCGTCGCGAATTTCGTTTCGGGTTTATTGCCATTGTTGGTATTGGATTGCTGTTCAGACATCGGTTAAGCCTCCTCGATTTCACGTTTTGCCGCTTCGAATGCTTGCGCCAAATCCGCGATCAAGTCATCCTGATGCTCGATGCCGACGGAGAAGCGAAGAAGACGGTCGTCCACGCCGATTTTCTGGCGAATTTCCAGCGGAATGTCGGCATGCGTTTGCACGGCCGGGTAAGTCATCAGCGATTCCACGCCTCCGAGGCTCTCGGCGAACGCGATCAGCTTGACGTGGCGCAGAATCGGCTCCACGTAGGCGGCATTCTTCAAGCGGAAAGAGAAAATGCCCGTGTTGCCGGAAGATTGGCGGTTTTGCACGTCGTGGCCGGGATGATGCGGAAGCGCCGGATAGTAAACCTCGTCCACCGCCTCATGGGCAAGCAGCCAGTTTGCGATCGCGGTCGCATTGGACTGGTGACGTTCCATGCGCAGCGCCAGCGTCTTCATGCCGCGCATCAGCAGCCAGGAATCCTGCGGGCCCAATACGGCGCCGAGGGAATTGTGCAAGAAGGCCATCTGCTCGGACAGCTCCTTGCCCTTCGTCACGATCAGGCCGGCAAGCACATCGTTATGGCCGCCCAAATACTTCGTCGCGCTGTGAACGACGATGTCCGCGCCAAGCTCGATCGGACGTTGGAAGAACGGCGTCAGCAGCGTGTTGTCCACGATGGACAGCAGGTTCTTGGATTTCGCCCAAGCGCAGACGCGCTCCAAATCCGTGATCATCATGAGCGGGTTAGTCGGCGTTTCGATCAGAATCGCTTTGGTCGACGGCGTACAGAGCGTGTTCAGCGAATCGATGTCGTTCGTGTCCACGTACGAGGCCGTAACGCCGAAACGGCTCATAATCCGCTCAAGCAGACGGTATGTACCGCCGTATAGGTCAAGGGAAACAAGGAGGTGGTCTCCTTGCCCGAATAGCGAGAAAATAGTCGTCAGCGCAGCCATGCCGCTGCTGCAGGCGAAGCCGGCATCGCCGGATTCCAGCCCAGCTGCCGCTTCCTCCAGCACCGTGCGCGTCGGGTTCTTCGTGCGGGAATAATCGAACCCGGTGCTTTCGCCGAGGCGCGGATGACGGAATGCGGTCGATTGATAGACAGGGAAACTAACAGCCCCGGTAACGGGCTCTTTAATGGATCCAATTTGCGCTAAACGGCTTTCGATTTTCATAGACGTAGTCTCCCTCTCCTATTGATATATAAGATGCTGCTGCGAATTAAATTAAATTCCAGCGCCCAGATCGTACGGCGTTTGTTGATATACGTAATAATTCAACCAGTTCGAGAATAACAGGTTCGCATGCGCGCGCCAAGTGGACAGCGGTTGTTTCGAAGGATCGTCGTTCGGATAATAATTTTTCGGAATCGCAATGTCCATCCCTTTGGCTACGTCGCGATCGTATTCCGACTTGAGCGAGCACGGATCGTATTCGGAGTGGCCCGTCACGAAAATTTGCCGTCCGTTGCGGGAAGCCGCAATGTACACGCCGGCATCGGGAGACGAGGACAAGATATCCAGATCGTTCACGGCCTCGACGTCCTCGCGGCGGACTTCCGTGTGACGCGACTGCGGCACGAAGAACTGCTCGTCGAAGCCTCTCATCAGCGGCACGTTGCGTTTATCGACCTGATGCGGGAACACGCCGAACATTTTCTCCTTCAGGTCGTACTTCTGAATGCCGTAGTGGTGGTACAAGCCGGCCTGCGCGCCCCAACAGATATGGAACGTCGAGGTTACCTTGCGCGTGGACCAGTCCATGATGTCCTTTAGTTCTTCCCAATAGTTCACTTCTTCAAAAGGAAGGGTTTCTACGGGAGCGCCGGTGATGATCATGCCGTCGTAATACTCGTGCTTGATATCGTCGAACGTTTTATAGAAGGACTCCAGATGCTGGGAAGACGTGTTCTTGGACGTATGCGTCTTCGGATGAAGCAGCACGACTTCCACTTGAAGCGGCGTGTTGCCGATCAGCCTCAGCAGCTGGGTCTCGGTTACTTCCTTGGTCGGCATCAGATTGAGAATCGCGATCCGCAGCGGGCGGATATCCTGATGGTAAGCGAAGCTCTCTTCCATGACGAAGATATTCTCTTCCGTGAGAATGTCCTTCGCAGGCAATTGGTCGGGTACTTTAATCGGCATGTCTGCTCACTCCAATCGTGTCTATTTTCCGAATATAAGAAAGGATAAGCGTGCGACACCTTTTCTTATATTTCTAAGATAAGAAACCTGCCGCCGCATCGGACGGCGACAGCCGTTTCTTCTTGTGAGGAGCGCAATGAAAATAACCCCTCTCTGGCAGAGAGGGGCATAACTGTATCGTTCATGCGCCTCTCATCTCTCAGAAACATACGTTTCCGCAAGAATTAGCACCGTGCGTTCACACGCCGGTTGCCGGGCTTCATCGGGCTAGTCCCTCCGCCTGCTCTTGATAAGAAAGCTTGCTTATTTAATTGTGAAATCATGTTATGGGAATACTTTAAATCATTCCTCCGCCTACGTCAAGAGACCCCTCTTCAAGGCGTCGAAAATAGCGTCACCACGGGCTTTTCAGCGCATATTCTAATACAGGCGCAGGCCCTGTACTTTGTGCTTGTATGGAAAGACACTGTCGGAGTATACTAGACAAGGATTATGCATGTTAAGGTAATTATCTGAACTTATAAAGGGGTGTTTACGAATATGGAAGGCGACCCGAGGCCTGCGGGCAACCGCATTGATAACCGGTATGTTGGAACGTCAGTTTGTCCGCTTACGCTTACCCGACCTTATTCGTACAACCGCCCCGTTCATACTTGGCGGCGCGGCGAATAACGGTCCGTATAGCGTATTCGCACATGCTTCCCTCCTCATGCCGGCATCCGGGAACAATCAGCTAGGCAAGAGAGGAGGAGCGCGGATGAAAATCCGTCACGTGACGCAAGGTATTTTCAAAACGATCGACGACGTAGCAACGGCAACGATTCCGCCCGCGGAGGGCTTTTATTGGATCGATGCGGACGTAGACGATCTTAAGGTGCTGCAGCCGTTATTCTCGCTTCACGAACTGGCAGTGGAAGACTGTCTGAGCGAAGAGGAGCAGCGGCCGAAGATCGAAATTCACGAAGGCCATTATTTCTTAGTTATCAACAGCATCCGTTTCGACGATGAAGAAATTTTCCTGCGCGCCTTGAATATTTTTCTGGGACGCCATTATATCATTACGGTTACGAAGCAGAAAATCAACGAGCTGCGCACGCTGAAGCCGATTCTTCTGGAGGATCAGGTCAGCAGGCCGGATGACTTCCTTTACCATCTGGTCGATATCGTCGTGGACAATTACTTCCTCGTCGGCGACCGAATCGAGGTTCGCATCGAGAGCCTGGAAGAAGCCATTCTCATGCACACGAAGAAATCGCATCTGAACGAGATCATCGGTCTGCGAAGCGAAATTCTGTGGCTGAAGAAAGTGCTCGGCCCGCAAAAGGAATTGATCGCAACGCTCAACAAGAAGGATCTCAAGCTGATTGACGACCAGCTGCAGAAGTACTTCAGCGATATCTACGAGAATGCCGTGAAAATCGCCGAGACATTCGATACGTACCGCGATCTGATGGGCAACTTACGAG
It encodes:
- a CDS encoding aminotransferase class I/II-fold pyridoxal phosphate-dependent enzyme, which translates into the protein MSEQQSNTNNGNKPETKFATKLIHFGNEIDEHTGASSVPIYQASTFHHHDIFNPPVHDYSRSGNPTRQALEDYITLLEGGVRGFAFASGMAAISTAFLLFSNGDHVIVTEDVYGGTYRLLTTVLNRLGIESTFVDMTDFDAVKAALRSNTKAVFMETPSNPTLKITDIGEIAAWAKSHDLITLLDNTFMTPYHQRPIELGVDVVLHSATKFLGGHSDVLAGLAVVADEGLGRRLKQLQNGLGTVLGAQESWLLMRGMKTLQARMAHSEQSARKLAEWLNVHPAVTRVYFPGLADHPRREIHEKQSKGYGAVVSFDVGDGDRAKAVLSRVKIPLVAVSLGAVESILSYPAMMSHAAMPQEVRHERGITDGLLRYSVGLEDIDDLIADLDQALNG
- a CDS encoding PLP-dependent transferase, with translation MKIESRLAQIGSIKEPVTGAVSFPVYQSTAFRHPRLGESTGFDYSRTKNPTRTVLEEAAAGLESGDAGFACSSGMAALTTIFSLFGQGDHLLVSLDLYGGTYRLLERIMSRFGVTASYVDTNDIDSLNTLCTPSTKAILIETPTNPLMMITDLERVCAWAKSKNLLSIVDNTLLTPFFQRPIELGADIVVHSATKYLGGHNDVLAGLIVTKGKELSEQMAFLHNSLGAVLGPQDSWLLMRGMKTLALRMERHQSNATAIANWLLAHEAVDEVYYPALPHHPGHDVQNRQSSGNTGIFSFRLKNAAYVEPILRHVKLIAFAESLGGVESLMTYPAVQTHADIPLEIRQKIGVDDRLLRFSVGIEHQDDLIADLAQAFEAAKREIEEA
- the corA gene encoding magnesium/cobalt transporter CorA — protein: MKIRHVTQGIFKTIDDVATATIPPAEGFYWIDADVDDLKVLQPLFSLHELAVEDCLSEEEQRPKIEIHEGHYFLVINSIRFDDEEIFLRALNIFLGRHYIITVTKQKINELRTLKPILLEDQVSRPDDFLYHLVDIVVDNYFLVGDRIEVRIESLEEAILMHTKKSHLNEIIGLRSEILWLKKVLGPQKELIATLNKKDLKLIDDQLQKYFSDIYENAVKIAETFDTYRDLMGNLREAYQSSLANRANEIMRVFTALTTIFMPLTFITGIYGMNFDYIPGLHMHGGSYVLLSFMLLLGFGMFFIFRKKEWL
- the metA gene encoding homoserine O-acetyltransferase MetA, with the translated sequence MPIKVPDQLPAKDILTEENIFVMEESFAYHQDIRPLRIAILNLMPTKEVTETQLLRLIGNTPLQVEVVLLHPKTHTSKNTSSQHLESFYKTFDDIKHEYYDGMIITGAPVETLPFEEVNYWEELKDIMDWSTRKVTSTFHICWGAQAGLYHHYGIQKYDLKEKMFGVFPHQVDKRNVPLMRGFDEQFFVPQSRHTEVRREDVEAVNDLDILSSSPDAGVYIAASRNGRQIFVTGHSEYDPCSLKSEYDRDVAKGMDIAIPKNYYPNDDPSKQPLSTWRAHANLLFSNWLNYYVYQQTPYDLGAGI